One genomic window of Mercenaria mercenaria strain notata chromosome 2, MADL_Memer_1, whole genome shotgun sequence includes the following:
- the LOC123533975 gene encoding protein hunchback-like — MFKKTVYLKKHMSRVHAEVKAPTETIQIDKTKKTQEPLNKPSEKQSTSRDESSDNDYELMDLKNKPSEKNMSEIPSTTKDESSDSNYDFMDFAPDIEIGELEDRESTDESKSDDESENETTENPEEKKSEHEKTELNIPVKKQPEVGSKDKEEEKESEENGPKEDNRVVQDIRTGRIFRKQTRPISVLTPKRKADQKIENDQSKRIKATETQTYEISHVLLKSTETQTENTEIDKEEHKSKDEDRSELKNECRYCQIYFKDSVLLNLHLGIHTVNDPFKCNRCGLSTSGRFEFYSHIMWGHGN, encoded by the coding sequence atgttcAAGAAAACTGTGTATCTCAAAAAGCATATGTCAAGGGTTCACGCTGAAGTAAAGGCTCCCACAGAAACAATTCAAAttgacaaaacaaagaaaacacaGGAACCGTTAAACAAACCCTCAGAGAAGCAAAGCACATCAAGAGATGAGTCGTCGGATAATGATTACGAATTAATGGATTTGAAGAACAAACCGTCAGAGAAGAATATGTCAGAGATCCCAAGTACAACAAAAGACGAGTCCTCTGATAGTAATTATGATTTTATGGATTTTGCTCCAGATATAGAGATAGGTGAATTAGAGGACAGAGAAAGCACAGATGAAAGTAAGTCAGATGATGAATCTGAGAACGAAACAACTGAAAACCCAGAAGAAAAGAAATCCGAACACGAGAAAACAGAACTGAATATACCAGTAAAGAAACAACCTGAAGTAGGGTCAAAGGACAAGGAAGAAGAAAAGGAGTCCGAAGAGAATGGACCCAAAGAAGATAACAGAGTGGTACAGGACATACGGACAGGTAGAATCTTCAGAAAACAGACAAGACCTATTTCGGTATTGACACCAAAGAGGAAAGCTGATCAGAAGATAGAGAATGACCAGTCAAAGAGGATCAAAGCCACAGAAACACAGACatatgaaatttcacatgtgttaCTGAAATCCACTGAAACGCAAACTGAGAATACAGAAATAGATAAAGAGGAACACAAGAGTAAAGATGAAGATAGGTCGGAGTTAAAGAATGAATGCCGCTATTGCCAAATATACTTTAAGGATTCTGTCTTGTTAAATCTCCACTTGGGTATTCACACTGTGAATGATCCATTTAAGTGTAATAGATGCGGCCTTAGTACAAGTGGTCGATTTGAGTTCTACTCTCACATAATGTGGGGACATGGCAattaa